In Desulfitibacter sp. BRH_c19, the genomic stretch GCTTTATAGCATTTTCAGCAAATTTCTGCCCTTCAGATCCAGAAATCCACCTCACCTGAAATCTTTCTGGTTCTATTCCCACATATTCAAGTAGTCTTTTAAAGACAAGCATCCTTCTTCTAGCATAATAGTTGCCTGTTGCATAATGACAGTCACCTGGGTGACAACCAGCCACTAGTACCCCGTCTGCTCCCTTTTGGAAAGCCCTAATTACCATGTGGGGGTTAACTCTACCAGAGCATGGAACCCTGATAATTCTCAAGTTGGCAGGATACTGGAACCTACTAGTGCCAGCCAAATCAGCACCTGCATAGCTACACCAATTACAACAAAAACTTACTATTTTCGGAGTCCATTCTGCTTGTTGTTTTTGTTCTATTGACATGCGGCATCCACCTCCGCTAAAATCTGTTGATTTGTAAATCCTTTCAGGTTAATTGCACCTGAACGACAAGCGACAGTACAGGGTCCACAACCCTGACATAATCCCTCATTAACATTTGCTACTTTTCTCTCAATTTCTCCACCATGAACGCGCTCCTTAATTGTGATTAACTCAATTGCCTTGTATGGGCAAACAGGAATACACAATCCACATCCTGAACAGATACTTTCATCAACAGAGCTAATCAATGGGTTTGTCGCCATTTTATCTTTAGAAAATAGTGCCCCTACCTTTGCAGCAGCTGCAGTTGCCTGGGATACCGTCTCTGGAATATCCTTTGGTCCTTGACAAGCTCCTGCTAGGAAAACACCAGCTGTATTTGTTTCTATGGGTCTTAGCTTTGGATGGGCCTCTGTAAAGAAACCATCTTTATCATATGAAAAACCAACATTTTGAGCTATAGCTGCGGAATCCTTGACAGCAGCGGCGGCCGTAGCCAAAATAACCATGTCTGCTTTTACTTCCACAGGTCTTCCAAGTAAAGTGTCTTCTCCCTTTACTATAAGCTTTTTGCCTTCTTGATAAATCTTAGAAACCTGTCCACGAATATAGTTGGCACCGTAACTTTCTTTGGCCCTCATATAAAATTCATCATACAGTTTACCAGGTGTCCTAACATCCATATAGAAAATATACACGTTAGCATCAGGATTTTTCTCCATTATTTGCGTGGCATGTTTTGCGCTATACATACAGCATATCTTGGAGCAATAAGTTTTTCCTTTTTCCGTGCTTCTTGAACCAACACATTTTATCATGACTATATCCTGAGGAGTTTCTCCATCAGATGGTCTTTTAATCTTGCCCATAGTTGGGCCAGATGCGTTTACAAGCCTTTCAAACTGTAAGCCATCTATTACATCAGGGTATTTTCCA encodes the following:
- a CDS encoding heterodisulfide reductase subunit MvhD, coding for MSIEQKQQAEWTPKIVSFCCNWCSYAGADLAGTSRFQYPANLRIIRVPCSGRVNPHMVIRAFQKGADGVLVAGCHPGDCHYATGNYYARRRMLVFKRLLEYVGIEPERFQVRWISGSEGQKFAENAIKLSEEIKALGPNRKLRDIR